One segment of Mycolicibacterium baixiangningiae DNA contains the following:
- a CDS encoding TauD/TfdA family dioxygenase: MTTSYSPTPLITSGLDRVRNYILDLDEPAAWNAEELESRRDTWDLALTDAESALLGELAVEATEKFGQWSEGNGTREEWKKLAAPLIKYFTGVEHSLEGGTGIALLRNLPVRTPDAELPYNENLLWLIGAAIGQPVNQMGGGTLLASLAQRKKARQDIVRPENTNEGLGYHTDGSDLLMLMCIRQAMVGGNSVVSSSARTVKEIARRYPELLPSLFEDYFPFDRQMEILEGDTSYYLTRLCTIVNGKITSRYVRLLIDAAQERGDCPPLTERQLRLMEVFDEISNEGGVEVGFGSGDLVIANNYSVMHGRSEFIDSEDESNRRLLVRLWLAMENGRPLPFDFDRGVNHDGVARGGVPYTNIA; the protein is encoded by the coding sequence ATGACGACCTCCTACAGCCCCACCCCCCTGATCACCTCGGGACTCGATCGGGTGCGCAACTACATCCTGGACCTCGATGAGCCCGCCGCATGGAATGCCGAGGAACTCGAAAGCCGGCGCGACACATGGGATCTGGCCCTCACCGATGCCGAAAGCGCGCTACTCGGTGAACTCGCCGTGGAAGCAACCGAAAAGTTCGGCCAGTGGTCGGAAGGAAACGGTACCCGCGAGGAATGGAAGAAACTCGCCGCACCGCTGATCAAATACTTCACAGGCGTCGAACATTCCCTCGAGGGCGGCACCGGCATCGCCTTGTTGCGCAACTTGCCGGTGCGCACCCCTGATGCCGAACTGCCCTATAACGAGAACCTGCTCTGGCTCATCGGCGCCGCCATCGGACAACCCGTCAACCAGATGGGTGGCGGGACCCTGCTCGCCTCCCTGGCTCAACGCAAAAAGGCCCGGCAGGACATTGTCCGGCCGGAGAACACCAACGAGGGTTTGGGTTACCACACCGACGGTTCCGACCTGTTGATGCTCATGTGCATTCGTCAGGCCATGGTCGGCGGAAACTCCGTGGTCTCCAGCTCCGCACGCACTGTCAAGGAGATCGCCCGCCGCTACCCCGAACTGCTGCCCTCGCTCTTCGAGGACTACTTCCCCTTCGATCGGCAGATGGAGATCCTCGAAGGGGACACCAGCTACTACCTGACCCGGCTGTGCACCATCGTCAACGGCAAGATCACCAGCCGCTACGTGCGGTTGCTCATCGACGCAGCGCAAGAGCGCGGTGACTGTCCGCCGTTGACCGAGCGTCAGCTCAGGCTCATGGAGGTCTTCGACGAGATATCCAACGAAGGCGGCGTCGAAGTCGGATTCGGTTCCGGTGACCTGGTGATCGCGAACAACTACAGCGTCATGCACGGCCGCTCCGAGTTCATCGACTCCGAAGACGAATCCAATCGCCGACTGCTGGTACGGCTCTGGCTCGCAATGGAAAACGGGCGTCCGCTGCCGTTCGACTTCGACCGTGGCGTCAACCACGACGGCGTTGCCCGCGGTGGTGTTCCCTACACCAATATCGCCTGA
- a CDS encoding TauD/TfdA family dioxygenase — MTTSVSPSPLTTSGIERVRNYVLSLDEPAAWNADELESRRDTWDLALTDAESALLGELTVEATETFGQWSEGNGTRDEWKKLAAPLTKYFSTVEHSLEGGTGIALLRNLPVRTPDAELPYNENLLWLIGAAMGQPVNQMGGGTVLARLAYKGKARPDHPRAENTNEGLSYHTDGSDLLMLMCIRQAMVGGNSMVSSAARTVKEIARRYPELLPALFEDHYPFDRQMEILDGDTTYYLSRLCTIVDGKITTRYVRPLTDAALYRGDCPPLTERQVALMEVFDEISNEGGVEVGFDSGDLVIANNYSVMHGRSEFLDSEDESQRRLLVRLWLAMENGRPLPFDFDRGVNHDGVARGGVPYTSIA; from the coding sequence ATGACCACGTCCGTTTCACCGAGTCCGTTGACAACCTCGGGAATCGAACGAGTACGCAACTACGTCCTGAGCCTCGACGAGCCCGCTGCTTGGAACGCCGACGAACTCGAATCACGCCGCGATACCTGGGATCTGGCCCTCACCGACGCCGAAAGCGCGCTATTGGGTGAGCTCACCGTGGAAGCAACCGAGACGTTCGGTCAGTGGTCGGAGGGAAACGGCACCCGCGACGAGTGGAAGAAGCTCGCCGCCCCGCTGACCAAGTACTTTTCCACCGTCGAGCACTCCCTCGAGGGCGGCACCGGTATCGCGCTGCTGCGCAACCTGCCGGTGCGCACCCCTGATGCCGAACTGCCGTACAACGAGAACCTGCTCTGGCTCATCGGCGCCGCCATGGGACAACCCGTCAACCAGATGGGCGGCGGCACCGTACTGGCTCGACTGGCCTACAAGGGAAAGGCACGCCCTGACCATCCCCGCGCGGAGAACACCAACGAAGGCCTCAGTTACCACACCGACGGCTCAGACCTGCTGATGCTCATGTGCATTCGTCAGGCCATGGTGGGCGGCAACTCGATGGTGTCCAGCGCGGCACGCACCGTCAAGGAGATCGCCCGCCGCTACCCCGAACTACTACCCGCCCTGTTCGAGGATCACTACCCGTTCGACCGGCAGATGGAGATCCTCGACGGCGACACCACCTACTACCTGAGCCGGCTGTGCACCATCGTCGACGGCAAGATCACCACCCGCTACGTGCGTCCACTGACCGATGCGGCGCTCTACCGAGGAGATTGCCCGCCCTTGACCGAGCGTCAGGTCGCACTCATGGAGGTCTTCGACGAGATATCCAACGAAGGCGGCGTCGAAGTTGGATTCGATTCCGGCGACCTGGTGATCGCGAACAACTACAGCGTCATGCACGGGCGTTCTGAGTTCCTCGACTCCGAGGACGAATCCCAGCGCCGGCTGCTCGTACGGCTCTGGCTCGCAATGGAAAACGGCCGTCCGCTGCCGTTCGATTTCGACCGTGGCGTCAATCACGACGGCGTCGCCCGCGGCGGTGTCCCCTACACCAGCATTGCCTGA